The segment GAACATGTGGTATTTCGCCTGGCTCCTCGGCTTCCCCCTCGCCGCCGCCTTCGCCGTACTTAATGCAATGTGGTATGAAATCGTCGACGACAACGCAAAGAGGCAGGGATTGCCGAAGAAGGCCCCCTAAGCTCGAGCTTTCGGAATTCGCCAGGCGCGGCCCTTTCGTCGCGCCGGGCGGTTCGGTTCGATGGAACAAACAGCAGTCGAACTGTCTTTTGCTGCCGTGAATCCTGCAGTTTGACAGCGCTCCAATCTTCGCTTTGCGCGTAGCCGTAAGTTTGCGTCCCTTACTCTCTCGACGAGGCCGGCCCCATGACGAACGGAAACCTGCTTCTGACTTTCAATGCCGGATCCTCGACGGTCAAAATCGGCGTGTTTGAGGTCCAGGCAGACAAGGCCCGCCGCATCGGCAAAGGGTTGATCGACTTTCGTCGCCGACCCCTCGCCTTCCATTTGACGGAGGGTCCCGCGGACTTCGATCGCTCTCTAAAAACGGATGCGGGCGAGCAGTTGCACGAGGTCGTGGACGAAACTTTCGGCATTCTCGGCGAGCATTTCGACATGTTAGGGGTAAACGCGGTCGGCCATCGCGTGGTCCACGGTGGCGATATCTTCACCGGTCCCGTGCGCATAAACGATGACCGTATCCGCGATATCGAAGGCCTGACTGTGCTCGCGCCGCTGCACCAGCCGCAGGCGCTGCGCCTGATCCACGCCGTCAGGCATTTGCGACCGGCGCTCGCACAGATGGCTTCCTTCGACACTGCCTTCCACACGACCCAGAGCAATCTCGTTCGCCGCTTCGCTCTCCCGCGCGCGCTGTATGATCAAGGGATCAAGCGCTACGGCTTTCACGGCCTTTCCTATGCCTTCATCACCGCCGAGCTGCGGCGGAGGGCACCCCAGGCCGCTTCCGGCAAGGTCATCATCGCCCACCTTGGCAGCGGGGCCAGTCTCTGCGCCATAGACAACGGCGAAAGCCGGGATTGCAGCATGGGGTTTTCAACGCTGGACGGCATTCCCATGGCGACGCGTTGCGGCGATCTCGATCCCGGCGTGCTGCTGCATCTTCTCGGGCCGCAAGACCGTACCCTGAAAGATGTTGAAGACATGCTCTACCACCAATCCGGCCTGCTTGGTGCCTCCGGCATCAGCGCCGACACGCGCGACCTCTTGAAGAACGAGAAGCCGGAGGCACGGGAGGCGATCGATCTGTTTTGTCTGCGCATCGCCGGCGAAGTCGGGCGAATGGCTGTAACGCTCGGCGGGTTGGACAGCATCGTCTTCACCGCCGGCATCGGCGAGCATCAGCCGGAAATTCGCGCTGATATCTGCGACCGCCTGCGGTGGCTACGCCTTGATATCGACAGCCAAGCGAACTTGGTCAATGCGCCTATCATTAGCACATCATCAAGTTCTGTTGCCGCTTTCGTCATTCCGACGGATGAAGAGCAGATCATTGCCGATGAGGCCCTGTCGATTTTTGC is part of the Rhizobium sp. CB3090 genome and harbors:
- the cydX gene encoding cytochrome bd-I oxidase subunit CydX, whose product is MWYFAWLLGFPLAAAFAVLNAMWYEIVDDNAKRQGLPKKAP
- a CDS encoding acetate/propionate family kinase; its protein translation is MTNGNLLLTFNAGSSTVKIGVFEVQADKARRIGKGLIDFRRRPLAFHLTEGPADFDRSLKTDAGEQLHEVVDETFGILGEHFDMLGVNAVGHRVVHGGDIFTGPVRINDDRIRDIEGLTVLAPLHQPQALRLIHAVRHLRPALAQMASFDTAFHTTQSNLVRRFALPRALYDQGIKRYGFHGLSYAFITAELRRRAPQAASGKVIIAHLGSGASLCAIDNGESRDCSMGFSTLDGIPMATRCGDLDPGVLLHLLGPQDRTLKDVEDMLYHQSGLLGASGISADTRDLLKNEKPEAREAIDLFCLRIAGEVGRMAVTLGGLDSIVFTAGIGEHQPEIRADICDRLRWLRLDIDSQANLVNAPIISTSSSSVAAFVIPTDEEQIIADEALSIFAGA